The Heliangelus exortis chromosome 10, bHelExo1.hap1, whole genome shotgun sequence genome includes a window with the following:
- the SPARCL1 gene encoding SPARC-like protein 1: protein MKAVVLVCLVGSAFAIPTHSLNYRLGTHGQKTPEKTEDIHSEASKEENAGYVDRADLLPHQNNLKPEVVLPDAEHRDEPQSTRKRGRTESEHQVKNSLKSINFLALSNKPGLAADNQDSDSGSSGRGQSSSERYQFRRQEKHSSAANPHVLGNAENPVDSLSLDHEHNIWKYNKNTVGLSEKNSESDEEEGVEEEDEEWGEETDYRYMKHKGHQTNQSNQYKRQQNENSMQSDEKLRDSSQLIWITKRQGEKFDPEEAERENSQKQPYKEEILASQKTLNKDQDDKQESQERGDNSWVNYNSDHNTVVKRQATEDSNLHDDVHDSGDAEDKEVLKNTRKEAAYEEEERIQSNDQESTSTEHKRKGTNEDDVAVHTDPEDYQDVKIKDLILSEKDDYDHELPNSDSKQQLETRSSVQSINSMENEDKVKNTGSSHGKMESASNTSEKALLDPCRNFHCKRGKVCHADKHGKPNCVCQDPAACPPTKDYEHVCGTDNKTYDGTCQLFGTKCQLEGTKMGRQLHLDYMGSCKYIPHCTDYEVDQFPLRMRDWLKNILMQYYESDLGTSGFLTEKQRSKVKKIYQNDKRLVASDHAVELLLHDFEENYHMYVYPVHWQFHQLDQHPVDRLLTHSEIAPLRASLVPMEHCITRFFQECDGDQNKLIALKEWCHCFGIKEEDVNESLLF from the exons ATGAAGGCTGTAGTTCTTGTTTGTCTTGTAGGATCAGCTTTTGCTATTCCA ACCCATTCCTTAAACTACAGACTTGGAACCCATGGACAGAAAACTCCAGAAAAG ACAGAAGATATTCATTCTGAAGCCTCAAAGGAAGAGAATGCTGGGTATGTAGATCGGGCTGATTTGCTGCCCCATCAGAACAACCTCAAACCAGAGGTGGTGCTACCagatgctgagcacagggatGAGCCCCAGAGCACTAGAAAACGTGGAAGAACTGAAAGTGAACATCAAGTGAAAAATAGCCTAAAAAGCATCAATTTCCTTGCACTGAGCAATAAACCAGGTTTGGCTGCTGATAACCAGGACAGTGACTCTGGAAGCAGTGGCAGAGGACAGTCCAGCTCTGAGCGCTACCAGTTCAGGAGGCAGGAGAAACACAGCAGTGCAGCCAACCCACATGTTCTGGGCAATGCAGAAAATCCAGTGGATTCTCTCAGTCTTGATCATGAGCACAACATAtggaaatataataaaaatacagttggcctatcagaaaaaaacagtgaaagcGATGAAGAAGAAGGTGTggaagaagaggatgaggaaTGGGGTGAAGAAACTGATTACAGATATATGAAGCACAAAGGCCACCAGACAAATCAAAGTAACCAGtacaaaagacagcaaaatgaaaacagcatGCAATCTGATGAAAAACTGAGAGATTCCAGTCAACTAATTTGGATAACCAAGAGACAAGGTGAGAAATTTGAcccagaggaagcagagagggagaacaGCCAGAAGCAGCCCTATAAAGAAGAAATCCTGGCCTCTCAAAAAACCCTGAATAAAGATCAAGATGACAAACAGGAAAGTCAAGAGAGGGGAGACAATAGCTGGGTAAACTATAACAGTGATCACAACACAGTGGTGAAAAGACAAGCCACAGAGGACAGTAATCTTCATGATGATGTTCATGACAGTGGTGATGCTGAGGACAAGGAAGTTCTCAAAAATACCAGAAAAGAAGCAGCCtatgaggaagaggagagaatcCAGAGTAATGACCAGGAGAGCACCAGTACTGAGCACAAAAGGAAAGGAACCAATGAAGATGATGTTGCAGTTCATACAGACCCTGAGGACTACCAGGATGTCAAGATTAAAGACCTTATTCTCTCTGAAAAAGATGATTATGATCATGAGCTACCTAATTCTGATAGCAAGCAACAACTGGAAACACGTAGCTCTGTTCAGAGCATAAATTCAATGGAAAATGAAGATAAG GTTAAGAATACAGGCAGTTCCCACGGTAAGATGGAAAGTGCAAGCAACACGAGTGAGAAGGCTCTCCTGG ACCCATGTAGGAACTTCCACTGCAAAAGAGGTAAAGTCTGCCATGCAGACAAACATGGGAAACCCAACTGTGTTTGCCAAGATCCTGCTGCTTGTCCTCCCACCAAAGACTATGAGCAT GTTTGTGGAACAGATAATAAGACTTATGATGGCACATGTCAGCTCTTTGGCACCAAATGTCAACTTGAGGGAACAAAAATGGGACGTCAGCTGCACCTAGACTATATGGGCTCCTGCAAAT ACATCCCTCACTGTACTGATTATGAAGTGGATCAGTTCCCGCTCCGGATGCGAGACTGGCTCAAAAACATCCTTATGCAGTATTATGAGAGTGACCTGGGTACTTCTGGATTTctaactgaaaagcaaaggagtAAG gtCAAAAAAATCTACCAGAATGACAAGCGCCTTGTTGCTAGTGACCACGCAGTTGAGCTGCTCCTGCATGACTTTGAGGAAAATTATCATATGTATGTGTATCCTGTGCACTGGCAATTTCATCAGCTTGATCAACATCCTGTtgacag ATTATTAACACATTCAGAGATCGCACCTTTGAGAGCCTCCCTAGTTCCCATGGAACACTGCATAACCCGTTTCTTCCAAGAGTGTGATGGAGACCAAAACAAACTCATTGCTTTGAAGGAATGGTGCCACTGCTTTGGGATTAAGGAAG AAGATGTAAATGAAAGTCTCCTGTTCTGA